GAGGCGCATGCCCACGTCGATACCGCACCAGCACTCATGAAACAGCACGCCAACGGCCAGTTGATACCCCGGCACGAACAGGCACTCATGCGACTTCAACTTCAAATCAGTCAGGTCAGTAGGCCCACTTGTGTTCAGAGTCCTTGCGATTTTAACATCTTCGTCGGAGTCACCGGTGACTAAGCTGCAGTAAGCTTTGGCATAAAGATCAAAGCATTCCGTCAGTTTGTAGTTGTAATCGGCGCCCGCTTTAAGTCCGTAGCCTGTGTAGCCGGATTTCCAGTTATACAGCGCTTCATCCCCTGTAAGATCGGATTGATAGCGTGCTTTGATGTCTTGATCCAAGACGACGATGGTCGCACCCACAGCAGGAGTGACGCGATGACCGCCTTCGCAGCAAAAATCATAGGAGAGCAGAATGTCGCCTGTTTGGAAAGTCAGGCCCCATTTTCCCCTGGCATGGTTGATATTGGAAATATCAAAACCTCCATGGCTGATTGTCGGAAAGAGCGCCTCCGTGCCTTCGGCCGAAGTAGAGTGGGAATCGGAAGCTTCCAGGTAAGTGTAAGAAGCGCCCATATTGATTCCGCACCAAAGATCGCGCATGAGCAAGCTGCCGCGGTAGGCCGGCTCCCAGTCCAGATGGACATAGTTATAGCGCCCTTTACCATCGGCGGTATCTGTTCCGAAATTGACAATCCCCTCTTTCGATTTCCAGACGTAGTCCAAGTCATCGACATAGGGCTTCAGATAAAGAAATTCGACACTTGCCTCAATACCGCATCCACACCGCAATGCACACAATTCCTGATT
This DNA window, taken from Estrella lausannensis, encodes the following:
- a CDS encoding Lpg1974 family pore-forming outer membrane protein — protein: MKKWHVTASRALFVAGMLVLSSPLSANQETCASANQELCALRCGCGIEASVEFLYLKPYVDDLDYVWKSKEGIVNFGTDTADGKGRYNYVHLDWEPAYRGSLLMRDLWCGINMGASYTYLEASDSHSTSAEGTEALFPTISHGGFDISNINHARGKWGLTFQTGDILLSYDFCCEGGHRVTPAVGATIVVLDQDIKARYQSDLTGDEALYNWKSGYTGYGLKAGADYNYKLTECFDLYAKAYCSLVTGDSDEDVKIARTLNTSGPTDLTDLKLKSHECLFVPGYQLAVGVLFHECWCGIDVGMRLGWEFMAWHGVANPGRFTDDGIRIGTGSSRSTTTLGFQGLSAGLQARF